One stretch of Segatella copri DNA includes these proteins:
- a CDS encoding 2-isopropylmalate synthase: MSDRLYIFDTTLRDGEQVPGCQLNTVEKIQVAKQLEQLGVDVIEAGFPISSPGDFNSVVEISKAVTWPTICALTRAVEKDIDCAAEALQYAKHKRIHTGIGTSDSHIKYKFNSTREEIIERAVAAVKYAKKYVEDVEFYAEDAGRTDNEYLARVVEAVVKAGATVVNIPDTTGYCLPDEYGDKIKYLMEHVDGIDKARLSTHCHNDLGMATANTLQGVLNGARQVEVTINGIGERAGNTSLEEIAMILKCHKHINIDTNINTTKIIPTSRMVSSLMNMPVQPNKAIVGRNAFAHSSGIHQDGVLKNVQTYEIIDPKEVGLDDNAIVLTARSGRAALKYRLHVNGVEINDEEKLDKIYKKFLQLADKKKEVTDEDVLMLAGADSADKHGVQLDWLQVTTGKGVKSVASIGLDIAGQKFEAASSGNGPVDAAINALKKVITKEMNLKEFTIQAIDKGSDDVGKVHMQVEYDGHVYYGFGADTDIVTASVEAYIDCINKFKIR; the protein is encoded by the coding sequence ATGAGTGACAGATTATACATTTTCGACACGACCCTCCGCGATGGCGAACAGGTTCCGGGATGTCAGTTGAACACAGTTGAGAAGATTCAGGTGGCAAAGCAACTGGAGCAGTTGGGCGTGGATGTAATTGAGGCTGGATTTCCAATATCAAGTCCGGGCGACTTCAATTCAGTGGTAGAAATCTCTAAGGCTGTAACCTGGCCTACTATTTGTGCACTTACCCGTGCCGTAGAAAAAGATATTGATTGTGCTGCTGAGGCTTTGCAGTATGCCAAGCATAAGAGAATCCATACCGGTATCGGTACCAGCGACAGTCATATCAAGTATAAGTTCAATTCTACCCGCGAGGAAATCATCGAACGTGCTGTAGCTGCTGTCAAGTATGCTAAAAAGTATGTTGAGGACGTAGAGTTCTATGCTGAGGATGCAGGCCGTACTGATAATGAGTATCTGGCTCGTGTCGTAGAGGCTGTTGTCAAGGCGGGTGCTACTGTAGTGAACATTCCTGATACTACAGGTTATTGTCTGCCTGATGAATATGGTGACAAAATCAAGTATCTCATGGAGCATGTTGATGGCATTGACAAGGCACGCCTTTCTACCCACTGTCATAACGACCTCGGTATGGCTACTGCCAATACCCTGCAGGGTGTTTTGAATGGTGCACGCCAGGTTGAGGTTACCATCAATGGTATCGGTGAGCGTGCAGGTAATACTTCGCTCGAAGAGATTGCCATGATTCTGAAGTGTCACAAGCATATCAATATTGATACCAACATCAATACCACCAAGATTATTCCTACCTCACGCATGGTGAGCAGTCTGATGAATATGCCTGTTCAGCCAAACAAGGCTATCGTGGGTCGCAATGCATTTGCTCATTCTTCTGGTATCCATCAGGATGGTGTCTTGAAGAATGTTCAGACTTACGAAATCATTGATCCTAAGGAAGTGGGATTGGATGACAATGCTATCGTTCTGACAGCCCGTTCTGGTCGTGCTGCATTGAAGTATCGTCTCCATGTCAATGGTGTAGAGATTAATGATGAGGAGAAGCTCGACAAAATTTACAAGAAGTTCCTCCAACTGGCTGATAAGAAGAAGGAAGTTACCGATGAGGATGTTTTGATGCTTGCCGGTGCTGATTCTGCTGATAAGCATGGTGTTCAGCTCGACTGGTTGCAGGTTACTACAGGTAAGGGCGTGAAGAGCGTGGCAAGTATCGGTCTTGATATTGCAGGTCAGAAGTTTGAGGCTGCATCATCTGGTAACGGTCCGGTAGATGCTGCTATCAATGCTCTCAAGAAGGTCATCACCAAGGAGATGAACCTCAAGGAGTTCACCATCCAGGCTATCGATAAGGGCTCTGATGATGTGGGCAAGGTTCACATGCAGGTGGAATACGATGGTCATGTATATTATGGCTTCGGTGCAGATACCGACATCGTTACGGCTTCTGTTGAGGCTTACATTGATTGTATTAACAAGTTTAAGATTAGATAA
- the leuC gene encoding 3-isopropylmalate dehydratase large subunit, whose protein sequence is MNTLFDKIWDKHVVQIVPDGPTQLYIDRLYCHEVTSPQAFAGMRARGLKMFRPDQIFCMPDHNTPTHDQDKPIEDPISKKQVDTLAKNTADFGVTHFAMNTKDNGIIHVVGPEKGLSLPGMTIVCGDSHTSTHGAMGAVAFGIGTSEVEMVMASQCILQSKPKSMRISINGKLSKGVTAKDVALYLMSQLTTSGATGYFVEYSGDVVKDMSMEGRLTLCNLSIEMGARGGFVAPDETTFEYIKGREYAPKGEEWDKAVAYWKTLKSGDDAVFDKELTFDAKDIEPRITYGTNPGMGIGITENIPTLDEIPEEEQAGFKKSLNYMGFQPGEKLEGHPIDYVFLGACTNGRIEDFRAFASLVKGKKKADGVTAWLVPGSWLVDKQIREEGIDKIVEAAGFEIRQPGCSACLAMNDDKIPAGKYSVSTSNRNFEGRQGPGSRTILASPYVAAAAAITGKITDPREFM, encoded by the coding sequence ATGAATACATTATTCGACAAGATTTGGGACAAGCACGTTGTCCAGATTGTTCCGGACGGTCCTACACAGCTTTACATCGACCGTCTCTACTGTCACGAAGTAACATCACCTCAGGCATTCGCTGGTATGCGAGCACGCGGACTCAAGATGTTCCGTCCAGACCAGATTTTCTGTATGCCTGACCACAATACACCAACCCATGATCAGGATAAACCAATTGAGGATCCTATCTCAAAGAAGCAGGTAGATACCTTGGCAAAGAACACCGCTGATTTTGGTGTTACTCACTTTGCCATGAACACAAAGGATAATGGTATCATCCACGTAGTAGGTCCAGAGAAGGGTCTTTCTCTTCCTGGTATGACCATCGTCTGTGGCGACTCTCATACTTCTACCCATGGTGCCATGGGTGCCGTAGCTTTCGGTATCGGTACTTCTGAGGTGGAGATGGTGATGGCTTCACAATGTATTCTCCAGAGCAAGCCAAAGTCTATGCGTATCAGCATCAACGGTAAGCTCAGCAAGGGCGTTACTGCCAAGGACGTTGCTCTCTATCTGATGAGCCAGCTCACTACTTCAGGTGCTACCGGTTACTTCGTTGAGTACAGTGGCGATGTAGTGAAGGATATGTCTATGGAAGGTCGTCTTACCCTCTGTAACCTCTCTATCGAGATGGGTGCCCGTGGTGGTTTTGTAGCTCCTGATGAGACAACATTCGAGTACATCAAGGGTCGTGAATATGCACCTAAGGGTGAAGAGTGGGACAAGGCTGTGGCTTACTGGAAGACCTTGAAGAGTGGCGATGATGCAGTCTTCGACAAGGAGTTGACTTTCGACGCCAAGGATATCGAACCACGTATCACCTATGGTACCAACCCAGGTATGGGTATCGGCATTACCGAGAATATCCCAACTCTCGATGAGATTCCTGAGGAAGAGCAGGCTGGTTTCAAGAAGAGCCTCAACTACATGGGTTTCCAGCCAGGCGAGAAACTCGAGGGTCATCCTATCGATTATGTATTCTTGGGCGCATGTACCAATGGTCGTATTGAAGACTTCCGTGCTTTCGCTTCTCTTGTTAAAGGAAAGAAGAAGGCAGATGGTGTAACTGCTTGGCTTGTACCAGGTTCATGGTTGGTTGATAAACAAATACGTGAAGAGGGAATAGATAAGATTGTTGAGGCTGCCGGCTTCGAAATCCGTCAGCCTGGATGCTCTGCCTGCCTGGCAATGAACGATGATAAGATTCCGGCAGGCAAGTACTCTGTAAGTACATCCAACCGTAACTTCGAGGGTCGTCAGGGACCAGGTTCCCGCACCATCCTTGCCAGCCCATACGTAGCAGCAGCTGCCGCTATCACTGGTAAGATTACCGACCCAAGAGAGTTTATGTAA
- the leuD gene encoding 3-isopropylmalate dehydratase small subunit produces the protein MKQKFNVITSSCIPLPLENVDTDQIIPARFLKAIDKEGMGDNLFRDWRYNADGTPKPDFVMNDPSYSGVILVAGKNFGSGSSREHAAWAIAGAGFRVVISSFFADIHKNNELNNLVLPVVVSEEFLKELFESIDKDHKTEVKVDLPNQTVTNLATGKSEHFEINGYKKHCLENGLDDVDFLVQNRDKVEAWEAKNK, from the coding sequence ATGAAACAGAAATTCAATGTAATTACATCAAGCTGCATTCCTCTTCCTTTGGAGAATGTAGATACAGACCAGATCATCCCAGCCCGTTTCCTCAAGGCTATCGATAAAGAGGGTATGGGCGACAACCTCTTCCGCGACTGGCGCTACAATGCCGACGGAACTCCAAAGCCAGACTTCGTGATGAACGACCCTTCTTACAGTGGCGTCATCCTCGTAGCTGGCAAGAACTTCGGCTCCGGTTCTTCCCGTGAGCACGCTGCCTGGGCTATCGCAGGTGCAGGCTTCCGTGTAGTCATCAGCTCTTTCTTTGCTGATATCCACAAGAACAACGAGTTGAACAACCTCGTATTGCCAGTAGTAGTAAGCGAGGAATTCCTGAAGGAACTCTTCGAGAGCATCGACAAGGATCACAAGACAGAGGTGAAGGTAGATCTTCCTAACCAGACCGTGACCAATCTTGCTACTGGAAAGAGCGAGCACTTCGAAATCAACGGCTACAAGAAACACTGTTTGGAGAATGGTTTGGACGATGTAGACTTCCTCGTTCAGAACCGCGACAAGGTTGAGGCTTGGGAAGCTAAAAACAAGTAA
- a CDS encoding alpha-isopropylmalate synthase regulatory domain-containing protein — protein MNVNAKRDNSRIKEIEIMDCTLRDGEQTNGVSFLPHEKLMIARMLLHDINVDRIEVASARVSEGEKDAVARICRYAKTIGKLDSVEVLGFVDNNKSVDWIAECGGHVINLLAKGSYKHCTQQLKMSPEEHLAHIKQTIDYALSKDFTVNLYLEDWSSGMRDSRDYLFTMMDELVKLPIKRFLLPDTLGILNPLQCVEYMRQMVRRYPNSHFDFHAHNDYDLAVSNSLAAVLSGAKGLHVTVNGLGERCGNAPLASVQVILKDMFEAKTNIKEDRLNDISRLVEGYSGIAVAPNTPVVGDNVFTQVAGVHADGDNKDKLYCNNLVPERFGRHREYALGKNSGKANIVQNLNELGLELTPEQTKAVTKRITELGDRKELVTQDDLPYIVSDVLKHGAPEDKVKLVSYMVSTSYGLKPIASVKVEIDGKEYEDRSSGDGQYDAFVKALRNIYKVKLGKTFPKLDNYQVTIPPGGRTDALVQTVITWREGDRIWRTRGLDADQTEAAIKATLKMINMYEADKSDDQAVSPRNLDME, from the coding sequence ATGAACGTTAACGCAAAGAGAGATAATTCCCGTATCAAGGAGATTGAGATCATGGACTGCACGCTGCGCGACGGCGAGCAGACCAATGGTGTCAGTTTCCTTCCTCACGAGAAGTTGATGATAGCAAGAATGCTGTTGCACGACATCAATGTAGATCGCATTGAGGTGGCTTCAGCGCGTGTGTCGGAAGGCGAAAAGGATGCTGTCGCTCGCATTTGCCGTTATGCCAAGACCATTGGTAAGCTGGATTCCGTTGAGGTATTGGGATTCGTGGATAACAACAAGAGTGTGGATTGGATTGCCGAATGCGGCGGTCATGTCATCAACCTTTTGGCGAAGGGCAGCTACAAGCATTGCACCCAGCAGCTCAAGATGTCGCCTGAGGAGCATCTCGCTCATATCAAGCAGACCATCGACTATGCCCTGAGCAAGGATTTCACTGTAAATCTCTATCTGGAGGACTGGTCGAGCGGTATGCGCGACAGTCGTGACTATCTTTTCACGATGATGGACGAGCTGGTGAAGTTGCCTATCAAGCGCTTCCTGCTTCCTGATACTTTGGGTATCCTGAACCCATTGCAGTGTGTGGAGTACATGCGCCAGATGGTTCGCCGTTATCCGAACTCTCACTTCGACTTCCATGCCCACAACGACTACGATTTGGCGGTGAGCAACTCGCTGGCTGCCGTATTAAGCGGCGCCAAGGGTCTTCACGTTACCGTGAATGGTTTGGGCGAACGCTGTGGCAATGCACCATTGGCAAGTGTTCAGGTGATTCTGAAGGATATGTTCGAGGCAAAGACCAATATCAAGGAAGACCGTCTGAACGATATTTCCCGATTGGTTGAAGGTTACAGCGGCATTGCCGTGGCTCCGAATACACCGGTAGTAGGAGACAATGTCTTCACCCAGGTGGCTGGTGTGCATGCCGATGGTGACAACAAGGACAAGCTTTATTGCAACAACCTGGTACCTGAGCGTTTCGGCAGACATCGTGAGTATGCGTTAGGTAAGAACTCTGGCAAGGCGAATATCGTGCAGAACCTCAATGAACTGGGATTGGAACTTACGCCTGAGCAGACCAAGGCTGTGACCAAGCGAATCACCGAACTCGGCGACCGCAAGGAGCTGGTAACCCAGGACGACCTGCCATACATCGTGAGTGATGTATTGAAGCATGGAGCTCCAGAGGATAAGGTGAAACTGGTAAGTTACATGGTATCAACCTCATACGGTTTGAAGCCTATCGCCAGTGTAAAGGTAGAAATCGATGGCAAGGAGTATGAAGACCGTAGCTCCGGTGATGGTCAGTATGATGCTTTCGTGAAAGCCCTCCGCAACATCTACAAGGTGAAGCTCGGCAAGACCTTCCCTAAGCTCGACAACTATCAGGTAACCATCCCACCTGGTGGCCGTACCGATGCCCTCGTTCAGACTGTCATCACCTGGCGTGAAGGTGATCGTATCTGGCGCACCCGAGGCTTGGATGCCGACCAGACAGAAGCTGCTATCAAGGCAACGCTGAAAATGATTAATATGTACGAGGCAGATAAGAGCGATGATCAGGCTGTTTCGCCTCGAAATCTGGATATGGAATAA
- the leuB gene encoding 3-isopropylmalate dehydrogenase, which translates to MKLNIAVLAGDGIGPEIMKQGVAVMQAIAEKFNHEFTYNEAICGAHAIDEVGNPFPEETFKTCMDADAVLFAAVGDPRFDNNPTAKVRPEQGLLAMRKKLGLFANVRPVATFDCLLHKSPLKDELLKGADFVVIRELTGGMYFGEKYQDNDKAYDTDIYTRPEIERILKVAFEFAMKRNKHLTVVDKANVLASSRLWRQIAKEMEPQYPEVNTDYMFIDNASMRVLTEPTFFDVIVTENTFGDILTDETSCITGSMGLQPSSSLGEHTPLFEPVHGSWPQAAGKNLANPVAQILSAAMLLEHFGLNEEGALIRKAVDASLDANVRTPEIQVEGGAHYGTTEVGAWIVNWIKNA; encoded by the coding sequence ATGAAATTAAACATTGCAGTTCTCGCCGGTGATGGTATCGGACCAGAGATTATGAAGCAGGGCGTAGCAGTTATGCAGGCCATTGCAGAGAAGTTCAACCACGAGTTTACTTACAACGAGGCTATCTGCGGCGCTCACGCTATCGACGAGGTAGGTAATCCATTCCCAGAGGAGACCTTCAAGACTTGTATGGATGCTGATGCTGTACTCTTCGCAGCCGTTGGTGACCCACGTTTCGACAACAACCCTACAGCCAAGGTTCGTCCTGAGCAGGGCTTGCTCGCTATGCGTAAGAAGTTGGGTCTCTTCGCCAATGTTCGCCCAGTAGCCACATTCGATTGCCTGCTCCACAAGTCACCATTGAAGGATGAACTTCTGAAAGGTGCTGACTTCGTAGTTATCCGCGAGTTGACTGGCGGTATGTACTTCGGTGAGAAGTATCAGGATAACGATAAGGCATACGATACTGATATCTATACCCGTCCTGAGATTGAGCGCATCCTGAAGGTAGCTTTCGAGTTTGCCATGAAGCGCAACAAGCACCTGACAGTAGTAGATAAGGCAAACGTATTGGCATCTTCTCGTCTCTGGCGTCAGATTGCCAAGGAGATGGAGCCACAGTATCCTGAGGTAAACACCGATTATATGTTCATCGACAACGCTTCTATGCGCGTATTGACTGAGCCTACATTCTTCGATGTTATCGTTACAGAGAATACCTTCGGTGATATCCTGACCGATGAGACTTCTTGCATTACCGGTTCTATGGGCTTGCAGCCATCCAGCTCTCTCGGTGAGCACACACCATTGTTCGAGCCTGTTCATGGTTCATGGCCACAGGCAGCTGGCAAGAACTTGGCTAACCCAGTAGCTCAGATTCTTTCTGCAGCCATGTTGTTGGAGCACTTCGGCTTGAACGAGGAGGGTGCCTTGATCCGCAAGGCAGTAGATGCTTCTCTCGATGCCAATGTCCGCACACCTGAAATTCAGGTAGAGGGTGGTGCTCACTATGGCACAACTGAGGTTGGCGCATGGATCGTTAACTGGATTAAGAATGCTTAA
- a CDS encoding tetratricopeptide repeat protein gives MKSFYTLLLASMVSLSVSAQNVDADKARAAQNKALRDSLSKATEVLAYHPDSIDLRLKKAAWNIQLEQWQYAKDDLDKVLFLNNTNIAGLFYRAFVNEKLLRYNFARLDYQNLLVLVPGNFQAQLGLALLNEKDKHYTEAYDGINSLIEQYPDSAMAYAARGGMEKERGMLELAEFDYAKAMELDAGNEDFAFNHVDILILLGRKDEAYRDLKKLLDAGCQPGRLQGFYARLKKKKK, from the coding sequence ATGAAAAGTTTTTATACATTATTATTGGCATCGATGGTTTCTTTATCTGTATCTGCGCAGAACGTAGATGCCGACAAGGCACGTGCTGCTCAGAATAAAGCCTTGCGCGATTCACTCTCCAAGGCTACAGAAGTGCTTGCATATCATCCCGACAGTATCGATCTGCGACTGAAAAAGGCTGCTTGGAATATCCAGTTGGAGCAGTGGCAATATGCCAAGGATGATCTTGATAAGGTACTCTTTCTGAACAATACCAATATCGCCGGTTTGTTCTATCGTGCCTTTGTCAATGAGAAGTTGCTCCGTTATAACTTTGCACGTCTCGATTATCAGAATCTTCTGGTACTTGTTCCTGGCAACTTCCAGGCGCAACTCGGTCTGGCATTGCTCAATGAGAAAGATAAGCATTATACCGAGGCTTACGATGGCATTAACAGTCTGATAGAGCAATACCCTGACAGTGCGATGGCTTATGCTGCAAGAGGTGGCATGGAGAAGGAGAGGGGTATGCTTGAGCTGGCAGAGTTTGATTACGCCAAGGCGATGGAGTTGGATGCCGGTAATGAGGATTTTGCTTTCAATCATGTAGACATCCTGATTCTGCTTGGAAGAAAGGATGAAGCCTATCGTGATTTGAAGAAACTGCTCGATGCCGGTTGTCAGCCAGGCAGGTTGCAAGGTTTCTATGCAAGGTTGAAAAAGAAGAAAAAGTAG
- a CDS encoding metallophosphoesterase family protein translates to MHKIIPYILAACCLCMVASCDTVFDVHPYDVQIDGDRNLNVTNIQKIEAAVKSKDTIRFAMISDSHQWLDDLKSEVNDINRRSDSLDFVIHCGDLTDFGATREFQWTRDHLQKLKIPFVALLGNHDCLGTGNQAYEKIFGNPDFSFIAGKVKFVCLNTNAIEFDYSRPVPNFDFMEEQVKADADDFSRTIVCMHAAPYSEQFNNNVAKVFNFYTHQFPGLMCCLYGHGHHTEQNDIYGDGIIYYQVANAAKHQYYIFTITPKGYRYEIIEF, encoded by the coding sequence ATGCATAAAATTATTCCCTATATCCTGGCAGCCTGTTGCCTCTGTATGGTGGCATCCTGCGATACCGTCTTCGATGTTCATCCGTATGATGTGCAAATCGACGGCGATAGAAATCTGAATGTTACCAATATTCAGAAGATTGAGGCTGCAGTAAAGTCGAAAGATACAATCCGTTTTGCTATGATCAGCGATTCACACCAGTGGTTGGATGATTTGAAGAGTGAGGTTAATGATATCAATCGCCGCAGTGATTCCCTCGATTTCGTGATTCATTGTGGAGACCTTACCGACTTTGGTGCTACCCGTGAGTTTCAGTGGACCCGTGACCATCTTCAGAAGTTGAAGATACCTTTCGTGGCTCTGCTGGGTAATCATGACTGTTTGGGAACAGGTAACCAGGCTTATGAGAAAATCTTTGGTAATCCGGATTTCAGTTTCATCGCCGGTAAGGTAAAGTTTGTCTGTCTCAATACCAATGCCATAGAGTTTGACTATTCCCGCCCTGTACCTAATTTCGATTTCATGGAAGAGCAGGTTAAGGCAGATGCAGATGACTTTTCGCGTACCATTGTCTGTATGCATGCTGCCCCTTATTCAGAGCAGTTTAATAATAATGTGGCTAAGGTCTTCAATTTTTATACGCATCAGTTCCCAGGTTTGATGTGCTGCCTTTACGGTCATGGTCATCATACCGAGCAAAATGACATTTATGGCGATGGCATCATCTATTATCAGGTGGCCAATGCCGCTAAGCATCAATACTATATATTCACCATTACTCCAAAAGGTTATCGTTATGAAATTATTGAGTTTTAA
- a CDS encoding DegT/DnrJ/EryC1/StrS family aminotransferase encodes METEIKKIPYLDLKAINKPYEKEIKDAINKVVNSGWYLQGEAVKKFEKSYAQFIGTEYCISCANGTDALKLMLMGELAIGKLQKDDEVIVPANTYFATVLAISSVGLTPVLVDANIDTLQIDDRLIEARITPKTKAIMIVHLYGKLAWTPKIAEICKKHHLLLFEDNAQGFGCSTTLSDSSEKPSKRRYTGNLSDAAAHSFYPSKNLGALGDAGAVTTNNRELAEAIMSLHEYGKIEDGIFRYQGVNSRMDEIQAAVLYVKLQYPENEQKARHRQVQLYLEHLDDSIKDRCIAAKLISPAHENVFHVFPFLTPKRDQLKAFLAENGVGTKIHYFRPPYLQPCYPEMNHLEFPVAKRIADEELSLPCNSSLNDEDIIRVSKLINQFLV; translated from the coding sequence ATGGAAACAGAAATAAAGAAGATACCTTATCTCGACCTGAAGGCTATCAATAAGCCATACGAGAAGGAGATAAAGGATGCTATCAACAAGGTGGTCAACAGCGGATGGTATCTGCAAGGCGAAGCCGTAAAGAAGTTTGAGAAATCGTATGCACAGTTTATCGGTACTGAATACTGCATCAGCTGCGCTAATGGGACGGATGCGCTCAAACTGATGCTGATGGGCGAACTGGCTATCGGAAAGTTGCAGAAAGATGATGAGGTGATCGTGCCTGCCAACACTTATTTCGCTACCGTACTTGCCATCAGCAGCGTAGGACTGACACCTGTATTGGTGGATGCCAATATCGATACATTACAGATAGATGACCGACTGATAGAAGCCCGAATCACACCGAAGACCAAAGCCATCATGATTGTTCATCTCTATGGCAAACTGGCATGGACTCCGAAGATTGCAGAAATCTGCAAGAAACATCATCTCTTGCTTTTCGAAGACAATGCGCAGGGATTCGGATGCTCCACTACTCTATCTGATTCTTCTGAAAAACCATCGAAAAGAAGATATACCGGAAATCTTTCGGATGCTGCCGCCCACAGTTTTTATCCTAGCAAGAATCTGGGAGCATTGGGAGATGCGGGAGCTGTAACTACCAATAACAGGGAATTGGCGGAAGCCATCATGTCACTACACGAATATGGAAAGATAGAAGACGGCATCTTCAGATATCAGGGCGTCAACTCGCGCATGGATGAGATTCAGGCTGCGGTACTGTATGTGAAACTGCAATATCCTGAAAACGAACAGAAAGCAAGACACAGACAGGTACAGCTATACCTGGAGCATCTGGATGACAGCATCAAGGACAGATGCATCGCTGCGAAACTCATCTCCCCTGCTCATGAAAATGTTTTCCACGTCTTCCCTTTCCTTACCCCGAAGCGAGACCAACTGAAAGCTTTCCTGGCTGAGAATGGGGTCGGCACAAAGATTCATTACTTCCGCCCACCCTATCTGCAGCCATGCTATCCGGAAATGAATCATCTGGAATTTCCGGTAGCCAAGAGAATAGCTGACGAAGAACTGAGTCTGCCTTGCAACTCATCGCTCAACGATGAAGATATCATCAGAGTAAGCAAACTCATCAACCAGTTCTTGGTTTAA
- a CDS encoding DUF3800 domain-containing protein: protein MANKFILYLDECGDQNLASFDPQFPIFTLCGIVVSEEQDKVLTERINVLKKEIWNNINIIFHSRDIRKCQNGFEVLFDLDVKKRFFQGVNDILGDNGYVVVCCSILKEPYIRQYGKLNDVYGLSLSYIMERVVFYLDSLGLTDIELCTIIEKRGKKEDASLLNYYNQLLDRGTYWVDSHRMKKVFKKFDMRWKSENIIGLQIADLIAYPVTRHVLNPNGVNLAFDVLKKNIFQLNGKVYGMKIFPKEQGK, encoded by the coding sequence ATGGCGAATAAATTTATATTGTATCTTGATGAATGCGGAGATCAAAACTTAGCAAGTTTTGACCCACAATTCCCTATATTTACACTTTGTGGTATTGTTGTCTCCGAGGAACAGGACAAAGTGTTGACAGAACGAATCAATGTCCTTAAAAAGGAAATCTGGAACAATATAAATATTATTTTTCATAGTCGGGATATAAGAAAGTGTCAAAATGGATTCGAGGTTTTGTTTGACCTTGATGTCAAAAAACGATTCTTCCAGGGTGTTAATGATATACTTGGAGATAATGGATATGTCGTAGTTTGCTGCTCGATATTAAAAGAACCATATATCAGGCAGTATGGTAAACTGAATGATGTATATGGGTTGTCTTTATCGTATATCATGGAAAGAGTCGTGTTTTATTTAGACTCTCTTGGTTTGACTGACATAGAACTTTGTACCATTATCGAAAAACGTGGCAAAAAGGAAGATGCATCCCTTCTTAATTATTATAATCAGCTGTTAGACAGAGGAACATATTGGGTGGATAGTCATCGAATGAAAAAAGTTTTTAAAAAGTTCGACATGAGATGGAAATCTGAAAATATAATTGGACTTCAGATTGCTGACTTGATAGCTTATCCGGTAACTCGACATGTTTTGAATCCTAATGGAGTGAATCTTGCTTTTGATGTACTGAAAAAGAATATCTTCCAATTAAACGGAAAGGTATATGGTATGAAGATTTTCCCAAAAGAACAAGGAAAATAA
- a CDS encoding sugar transferase, translating into MTEFERNVKRAGDFLLAIFGLIVFSPLFVVCYFLVKREDNGPAIFKQERIGRFAKPFYIYKFRSMKVDAEKDGPQLFQHERETRMTRIGAFLRRHHLDELPQLWNVAKGDMAFIGPRPERKFYIDQIMEHDPRYRFLYQIRPGVTSYATLYNGYTDTMPKMLRRLSLDLFYLEHRSWWFDVKILFKTLVNIMFGKIF; encoded by the coding sequence ATGACAGAATTTGAAAGAAATGTAAAACGGGCGGGAGACTTTCTATTAGCTATCTTTGGCTTAATAGTTTTCTCACCTCTATTTGTTGTGTGCTATTTTCTCGTAAAAAGAGAAGATAATGGACCTGCAATCTTTAAACAAGAGAGAATCGGCCGATTCGCCAAACCTTTCTACATATATAAATTCAGAAGTATGAAAGTGGATGCAGAAAAAGATGGTCCTCAACTCTTCCAACATGAACGAGAAACTCGCATGACACGCATTGGAGCTTTTCTTAGAAGACATCATCTAGATGAACTGCCACAATTGTGGAACGTAGCCAAGGGCGACATGGCGTTTATTGGTCCACGTCCAGAACGCAAATTTTATATCGACCAGATTATGGAGCATGATCCTCGATATCGTTTTCTTTACCAAATTCGTCCAGGAGTGACTTCTTACGCTACCTTATATAATGGATATACGGATACGATGCCGAAGATGTTGAGAAGACTAAGTCTTGACCTCTTCTACCTGGAGCACAGATCCTGGTGGTTCGATGTCAAGATTCTATTCAAAACGTTGGTGAACATTATGTTTGGCAAAATATTCTAA